In Nymphaea colorata isolate Beijing-Zhang1983 chromosome 10, ASM883128v2, whole genome shotgun sequence, the genomic stretch AGGTTTCCACCATTACTTGTATTCATCGGCTTGAACGATATGAATATAGAAAATTATAACGTCGGGTTAATGGAGCAAAAGGAAGAGGTTTTAGCTATTTTTATGGAATTCATAAAAAGGACGCATGGTAAGTAGGACATTTCACACATTCTTATAACACAAGTTCCAATAATTATTTGAAATGACATGTTGTTTTTGTATTAGCATTTGTTCGTTAGGTCTGTAAACAGTATCACAAACATTGTATTAAATAAGCgaaatgattttaaacaatTATAAGGTTCAATAACACAATAACAGGTGTTTTTCATATCAAACGCCACTGAGACTCCAAATCCAACTCTAATGTTACTGTAATCCTACACTAACTCTAAAACCAATATGATGCAATTACCACCTATtaacaagttttaaaattttataaaatccaGCATAATAATGATTAAAAGTCGGCTGTAGGGGACGTGTAGTTTATGGACTTTACAATAATGATTCAAACGGTTAAGTATTTGAATTTTCATAGGATAAATTTTGAggctctagtcaaaatttaaaaatttgaattcgacccgcctcataaaaaaattttggctctgtCTCTGAAGACGAATAGTGATGAATCGACGTTGACTATAACTCCAAGCCTTCCAAACTAACTATCTGTGTTCTATTCCCGCTATCCACTTGATACGAATCATAATACATCCATCATTCATTTGACATGTTCATTTGTCATTCACTTTTCATAAGAAAATAATCTAtctaacagttttttttttcagagtttttattactttaaactttcttttttcatattaattatttatttaattgataaGTACCATGTTCCTCTTAATTTTTACACTCACATATAATAAAGAGATCGAAAGTGCAATAATATTATTACTAAGTTGCTTATAATAACGAGCCACATTCTGCCTCGCGCGAATTCAAGATGGAAGTATAGAAAGAACAAGCATACTTATGAGTTTGACCGAACAGAATCTTCGGTTTAGACCGAACCTACCAACCGGTTATTTGGATGGTTAGGTGACCATGGACACCCCTTCCCCAAAGCGGGCTTCACCACATTGTCAACAGCAGGCTGTCCCAGGGGAAGAAGGTCCGAAGGAGGGACCGACAGGTGAAACTGCATTTATTTAACCAATTAAGTTTGGTGAAGGACATAAACGTCATCGTGAAGCTTTGAATTTTAGCTGCAGCGGACCAGGGGCTTGACCGGTGAGCCCACATATATCCCATGGTCCGACGCATGGCTATGGAGGTCAGGTCCTACGGGTCAAAACTATATTTGCACGTATTTGGATGTGGGATTAGATGAAGTTGTAAACAAAATGGATCTGATATTGGGCCGGaccttatatataaatatatatatatttatttattggaGCTTCAAGATAACTTACTAAAAAAATTATCGAGGTTTTGAGATGTTTTCTTAGGAAGACCTTGAgataaaataagaaatttatttAATGCGATgctaattatttttaaaatagttgTAAACAAAATGGATCCGGCCgaaccttttatatatatatatatataaagttatcGAGGTTTTGAGACGTTTTTTTATGAAGACCTTTGAGATAAAATAAGAAACTTATTTAATGCGGATTATTTTGAcgttaaaatagttttaaaaagtttaaaaacaaacaaactgCCGGGAAGCAGAGTCCACGGCACCAACCCACTGAGGCAGACGGGTTCCGGATCTCAGACCAGTtagagatccaagatccaaaatcatgGTAGGTAGGCTGCCCGGTCCGTCTACCAAGAAAGTTAGCGAAGCCAAGCAACGAACAGAGTCGCAGAACAGAAGGCAAATCGCagggagagagaggcagagaagAAGGCGGCTCTCCGATTCACCACCTGACCTTCTTCACCCTCTCCCATTCATATAAACCGATTGCTCCTCCTTCTCTGTGCACTCAAGCGTCCTTCGCGCTCGTTCTCCTCTCAAGCAGAAGAGAAACTCCCCACAGAATTCGTAGACATTTCTTCACCAGAATGGAGCACTCCATTGCCAACCCACAGGTTGAAGAGGAGAAGCAGCAGCAAATGGTGGCGGTTCTTCCATTTGGGTCGCTCTCCCTCTCGCTTTCCTCCGCCATCGCTCCGCATTTCACTTTCACCAAGCCTGCGGCCACCAGTCACCTCTCCCCACCAACCGCCTCCTTCAAGCTATCCTTCTCCACCCCCAACCTCTCCATCAGGTCCTCCCTGTCTTCCTCCGCCTTCTTCAACCCTTCCCCGAGCCCACTCCGTCGCAATTCTGGCCTGAGATCCGCCTTCTCCTCGTCCACGATCGCTAGTCCGCTCCGCCACCTCCCTGGCAACTCCGACAACTCCCCTGGCGGCGCCTACGGCAGGAGAAACACCATCGTCTGGTTCAGGAACGACCTCCGAGTCCACGACAACGAAGCCCTCAGCTCGGCTGATTCCGAGTCCCTGTCGCTCCTCCCCGTCTTCGTTTTCGACGCCGCGGAGCATGGAAAGCCGGCGGCCGGTACCGACAGGAACGCCTCCGCCCGGGCGGCTTTCCTCATTCAGGCCGTCGCCGACCTGCGCCAGAGCCTCAAGAAACGGGGATCGGATCTCGTGGTCAGGGTCGGGAAGCCGGAGAAGGTGCTGGTGGAGCTCGCCAGAAACGCCGGCGCCGACTCCGTGTTCGCGCACCGTGAGGCGATCAATGGTGAGGTGAAGGCTGAGGCGGCCGTCGAGGCGGCG encodes the following:
- the LOC116263451 gene encoding blue-light photoreceptor PHR2-like, coding for MEHSIANPQVEEEKQQQMVAVLPFGSLSLSLSSAIAPHFTFTKPAATSHLSPPTASFKLSFSTPNLSIRSSLSSSAFFNPSPSPLRRNSGLRSAFSSSTIASPLRHLPGNSDNSPGGAYGRRNTIVWFRNDLRVHDNEALSSADSESLSLLPVFVFDAAEHGKPAAGTDRNASARAAFLIQAVADLRQSLKKRGSDLVVRVGKPEKVLVELARNAGADSVFAHREAINGEVKAEAAVEAALSEEGVETKWFWGSTLFHLDDLPFKLEQMPANFGGFREKVKKMKVRNTIEAADKLKGFPATNEEIEPGRIPTLSDLGLSPLAAQGGKSAAVGGETEGLQKLKKLAAECQAQSSGKNASKNNIYGANLSCKISPWLATGCISPRQMFNEIKKSAMSSVSAAMKNGDWLMNELIERDFFRFVTRKYSAAKTLTAAPATACAGAIA